The following proteins are co-located in the Triticum aestivum cultivar Chinese Spring chromosome 1A, IWGSC CS RefSeq v2.1, whole genome shotgun sequence genome:
- the LOC123042386 gene encoding translation initiation factor IF-2: MAVGSPLAYVSRIRPIADRQPHPPSPISTASLSAQLPRSPQPPFHLSPGRPSPRTRSPSHHSALQEPPERRKAGGPVARARVRRRSHGAFLVLRPPPPLLGVPAPPLLRPAAAAASGTRERDGADGRRRGGPRQDVQPARRPAPGVVRGAAPDQAARPQGRRAAPPPPPPPPPGRARGAAAPAGPRRGRHALRRLQAARPHGPQPAAQLRTAGDDGGASSCFLGRITGRRPGSSARIDRPLLFLLSAAAHPSTARPERTYNGGTIDARGQ; the protein is encoded by the exons ATGGCGGTTGGATCTCCCCTCGCCTACGTGTCGCGCATCCGTCCCATAGCGGACCG CCAACCGCACCCTCCCAGCCCAATTTCCACCGCGTCCCTCTCGGCTCAACTCCCCCGCTCGCCACAGCCCCCCTTCCACCTCTCGCCGGGCCGCCCCTCGCCGCGCACGCGCTCCCCGAGCCACCATTCCGCCCTCCAAGAACCACCGGAGCGACGCAAGGCAGGCGGCCCAgtcgcgcgcgcgcgcgtgcgccgGCGCAGCCATGGCGCGTTCTTGGTCCTGCGCCCTCCGCCTCCTCTTCTTGGCGTCcctgctcctcctctgctccgccctgccgccgccgccgcctccgggaCGCGGGAGCGCGACGGAGCTGACGGACGCCGACGAGGCGGTCCTCGCCAGGATGTGCAACCCGCGCGCCGGCCCGCGCCCGGCGTGGTGCGAGGAGCTGCACCTGATCAAGCGGCGCGCCCTCAGGGGAGGCGCGcggcaccgccaccaccgccaccaccaccgccaggGCGCGCCCGCGGTGCCGCTGCCCCCGCCGGGCCGCGACGAGGTCGACATGCGCTACGGCGTCTCCAAGCGGCGCGTCCCCACGGGCCCCAACCCGCTGCACAACTGAGGacggccggcgacgacggcggggcCAGTTCTTGCTTTCTTGGACGGATCACCGGCAGGCGCCCGGGTTCTTCAGCGAGGATCGATCGTCCTCTCTTGTTCCTGCTTTCCGCGGCGGCGCACCCCTCGACTGCGCGGCCGGAAAGGACTTACAATGGAGGAACGATCGATGCCCGCGGCCAGTAA
- the LOC123062671 gene encoding uncharacterized protein, which translates to MAATSVASAPRPLRATPRPHPCAPCRHHHAAPPHALRRPRLAVSASSTTDEASSASSSSSSRFYFNFTGFPFPLGPFLNRRTTRTEAVKGSVWLFEQEQALGFSSVSTNTRMTVVKLRSGGLWVHAPIAPTKECIQLIKELGAPVEHIVLPTFAYEHKVFLGPFSRKFPRAQVWVAPRQWSWPVNLPLEFFGVFRSKPLEDEDDATPWAAEIEQKVLSSPEVGIGPYVEVAFYHKPSRTLLVTDAVIFVPRQPPDCISKESLLAAAKNGLAVKILSKGREVPDDPVEDNKLTRQTGWERMVLQILFLGPSNLLEPNASFAQMSQKLIVSPIVKTLVFSKVPEKVRDWVDRIAADWPFRRIIPAHFAAPINASRSDFLAAFAFLDEFLPDRPAASPGLSLIFASLMGKAASYFPPDDMKTLSSLDDFLVSVGAVKKTVSGRKR; encoded by the exons ATGGCAGCCACATCCGTCGCCTCCGCCCCGCGCCCGCTGCGCGCGACGCCGCGCCCGCATCCCTgcgcgccctgccgccaccaccACGCCGCGCCGCCCCACGCCCTCCGCAGGCCGCGCCTCGCCGTCTCGGCCTCCTCAACCACCGACGAAGCCAgcagcgcctcctcctcgtcgtcgtcccggTTCTACTTCAACTTCACCGGCTTCCCCTTCCCGCTCGGCCCCTTCCTCAACCGCCGCACCACCCGCACCGAG GCGGTGAAGGGCAGCGTATGGCTGTTCGAGCAGGAGCAGGCGCTGGGCTTCAGCAGCGTCTCCACCAACACCCGCATGACCGTCGTCAAGCTCCGCTCCGGCGGGCTCTGGGTGCACGCCCCCATCGCCCCCACCAAGGAGTGCATCCAG CTGATCAAGGAGCTGGGCGCGCCGGTGGAGCACATCGTGCTGCCGACCTTCGCGTACGAGCACAAGGTCTTCCTCGGGCCCTTCTCCAGGAAGTTCCCCAGGGCGCAGGTGTGGGTGGCGCCGCGGCAGTGGAGCTGGCCCGTCAACCTGCCGCTCGAGTTCTTCGGGGTCTTCCGCTCCAAGCCcctcgaggacgaggacgacgccaCGCCCTGGGCCGCCGAGATCGAGCAGAAGGTGCTCAGCTCGCCGGAAGTTG GGATTGGGCCGTATGTGGAGGTGGCGTTCTACCATAAGCCTTCCAGGACATTGCTGGTCACGGATGCTGTCATCTTTGTCCCTCGGCAGCCGCCCGATTGCATCAGCAAAGAGTCCTTGTTGGCAGCTGCCAAGAACGGCTTGGCAGTTAAGATATTGAGCAAAGGGAGAGAGGTTCCTGATGATCCCGTTGAGGACAACAAGCTTACCCGGCAGACAG GATGGGAGAGGATGGTACTTCAAATACTGTTCCTTGGTCCCTCAAATCTCCTCGAGCCCAACGCGAGCTTCGCTCAAATGTCACAGAAACTGATCGTCTCACCAATCGTGAAGACGCTCGTTTTCAGCAAAGTTCCAGAGAAG GTGAGGGACTGGGTGGACAGGATCGCCGCGGACTGGCCGTTCCGGCGGATCATCCCGGCGCATTTCGCGGCCCCGATCAACGCGAGCCGGTCCGACTTCCTGGCCGCCTTCGCCTTCCTCGACGAGTTCCTCCCGGACCGCCCCGCGGCCTCGCCCGGCCTCTCCCTCATTTTCGCGTCGCTCATGGGCAAGGCGGCCAGCTACTTCCCGCCGGACGACATGAAGACCCTCTCGTCGCTCGATGACTTCCTGGTCTCCGTCGGCGCCGTCAAGAAGACCGTCTCCGGAAGGAAGCGATGA
- the LOC123062684 gene encoding uncharacterized protein: MEAAADEEQEGLSAQSPAQAPPSSASSLPKEQSQVELELRLLQALEFYPPSKLKGIHRHFILYGLMEYLRKSLDRQFSADEVLQLLDRFFNLEMLKPDDDEKDNFGQTEEFALPDNFFKKEE, from the exons ATGGAGGCGGCCGCCGACGAGGAGCAGGAGGGGCTGTCCGCGCAGTCGCCGGCACAGGCGCCGCCTTCATCAGCGTCCTCCCTTCCAAAG GAGCAGTCGCAGGTGGAGCTGGAGCTGAGGCTGCTCCAGGCTCTCGAGTTCTACCCTCCCTCCAAACTCAAAG GCATTCATCGCCACTTCATTCTCTACGGCCTCATGGAATACTTGAGAAAAAG CCTCGACAGACAATTCTCGGCGGATGAAGTTTTGCAACTGCTGGACCGCTTCTTCAACCTAGAAATGCTG AAACCGGACGACGATGAGAAGGATAACTTCGGTCAGACGGAAGAATTTGCCTTGCCGGACAATTTCTTCAAGAAGGAAGAATGA
- the LOC123062695 gene encoding PLASMODESMATA CALLOSE-BINDING PROTEIN 4 isoform X2, whose protein sequence is MLDDAMYCVCKSDANPAAMQKAIDYACGKGADCTQITSSGPCFQPSSVVAHCSYACNSYYQKNAGMGATCDFMGVATLVAADPSAGSCKYPASASGVGTGAGTGGMGTGGTGMGTGGMGTGTGSTGTGTGVSTGGMGSMTPPGATSTGMPGSPFGGGAYGPSGMNQDYNAAAVGRRVASAGLLVAAAAPLLLHLI, encoded by the exons ATGCTAGATG ATGCCATGTACTGCGTGTGCAAGTCGGACGCGAACCCGGCGGCGATGCAGAAGGCCATCGACTACGCGTGCGGCAAGGGCGCCGACTGCACCCAGATCACCTCCAGCGGGCCCTGCTTCCAGCCCTCCTCCGTCGTCGCCCACTGCTCCTACGCCTGCAACAGCTACTACCAGAAGAACGCCGGCATGGGCGCCACCTGCGACTTCATGGGCGTCGCCACCCTCGTCGCCGCCGACCCCAGCGCCGGATCCTGCAAGTACCCCGCCAGCGCTAG CGGCGTAGGCACCGGAGCAGGCACCGGCGGCATGGGCACCGGCGGCACAGGGATGGGCACCGGCGGCATGGGCACCGGCACAGGCAGCACCGGGACAGGCACGGGCGTCAGCACCGGCGGCATGGGGAGCATGACCCCGCCGGGCGCGACCAGCACCGGGATGCCGGGgagccccttcggcggcggcgcgtACGGCCCGTCGGGCATGAACCAGGACTACAACGCAGCCGCCGTCGGTCGCCGCGTGGCCTCCGCCGGGCTTCTCGTGGCGGCAGCCGCGCCGCTCCTCCTCCACCTCATCTGA
- the LOC123062695 gene encoding PLASMODESMATA CALLOSE-BINDING PROTEIN 4 isoform X1 has translation MAVPLVLVLLVAMFTGSDAMYCVCKSDANPAAMQKAIDYACGKGADCTQITSSGPCFQPSSVVAHCSYACNSYYQKNAGMGATCDFMGVATLVAADPSAGSCKYPASASGVGTGAGTGGMGTGGTGMGTGGMGTGTGSTGTGTGVSTGGMGSMTPPGATSTGMPGSPFGGGAYGPSGMNQDYNAAAVGRRVASAGLLVAAAAPLLLHLI, from the exons ATGGCGGTTCCTCTGGTGCTCGTGCTCTTGGTCGCCATGTTCACCGGCTCAG ATGCCATGTACTGCGTGTGCAAGTCGGACGCGAACCCGGCGGCGATGCAGAAGGCCATCGACTACGCGTGCGGCAAGGGCGCCGACTGCACCCAGATCACCTCCAGCGGGCCCTGCTTCCAGCCCTCCTCCGTCGTCGCCCACTGCTCCTACGCCTGCAACAGCTACTACCAGAAGAACGCCGGCATGGGCGCCACCTGCGACTTCATGGGCGTCGCCACCCTCGTCGCCGCCGACCCCAGCGCCGGATCCTGCAAGTACCCCGCCAGCGCTAG CGGCGTAGGCACCGGAGCAGGCACCGGCGGCATGGGCACCGGCGGCACAGGGATGGGCACCGGCGGCATGGGCACCGGCACAGGCAGCACCGGGACAGGCACGGGCGTCAGCACCGGCGGCATGGGGAGCATGACCCCGCCGGGCGCGACCAGCACCGGGATGCCGGGgagccccttcggcggcggcgcgtACGGCCCGTCGGGCATGAACCAGGACTACAACGCAGCCGCCGTCGGTCGCCGCGTGGCCTCCGCCGGGCTTCTCGTGGCGGCAGCCGCGCCGCTCCTCCTCCACCTCATCTGA
- the LOC123062674 gene encoding formin-like protein 5 yields the protein MSRHRHHHHDPAPPPCCSCCACGCSPPPCGYYAVPPPQPAPGSDQLLHAIAAHLLLSSAPPPPPQPQPHPQPHPQPPPNPAAHHANLYASYAYQHQHQHQQQPGSAPHAAYSHPPAAAPAPPPPQHQHQQPNPPDHGQLLLHSLLHRVAALETTLPHCFPSPPAPPHPQQPNPRRHHRAAHAHQEDPRSRSPSPPPPPPPRRARQGPPSERELAARTIQEHFRRFLARRSRTLRQLKELAMLRSKAASLRAALSGSGRRRCKDPMAVSEAALGMLYRLDGIQGGDPMIREGKHAVSRELGRILEFVDKVLLKEQEEMGVDGAFDDYPEGCHGMNRPTVNRKVSFRGNEANTEADESSESSSSAEADERKAANSKKSANGKPGLAAPVPVHMESRRTGGEM from the exons ATGtctcgccaccgccaccaccaccacgacCCGGCCCCGCCGCCCTGCTGCTCCTGCTGCGCCTGCGGCTGCTCCCCGCCGCCGTGCGGCTACTACGCGGTGCCCCCTCCCCAGCCGGCGCCCGGGTCCGACCAGCTCCTCCACGCCATCGCCGCGCATCTCCTGCTCAGCTCCGCGCCCCCGCCTCCCCCACAACCCCAGCCCCACCCGCAGCCCCACCCTCAGCCGCCGCCGAATCCCGCCGCGCACCACGCGAATCTCTACGCCTCCTACGCttaccagcaccagcaccagcaccagcagcaGCCGGGATCCGCCCCCCACGCGGCCTATTCCCACCCGCCCGCGGCcgcccctgcgccgccgccgccgcagcatcagcaccagcagccgaACCCGCCCGACCACGGCCAGCTGCTGCTCCACTCGCTCCTCCACCGCGTGGCCGCGCTCGAGACCACCCTGCCGCACTGCTTCCCCTCCCCTCCCGCACCGCCGCATCCCCAGCAGCCCAACCCCCGCCGGCATCACCGCGCCGCGCACGCGCACCAGGAGGACCCGCGGTCGCGGTCGCcctcgcccccgcccccgcccccgccgcgtcGCGCGCGCCAGGGGCCGCCGTCCGAGAGGGAGCTCGCGGCGCGCACCATCCAGGAGCACTTCCGCCGCTTCCTGGCGCGGCGCTCCCGCACGCTGCGCCAGCTCAAGGAGCTCGCCATGCTCCGCTCTAAGGCCGCGTCCCTCCGGGCGGCCCTCTccggctccggccgccgccggtgCAAGGACCCCATGGCCGTCTCGGAGGCCGCCCTGGGCATGCTCTACCGCCTCgacgggatccag GGAGGGGACCCCATGATCCGGGAGGGGAAGCACGCCGTGAGCCGGGAGCTCGGCCGGATACTGGAGTTCGTTGACAAGGTGCTCCTCAAAGAGCAGGAGGAGATGGGCGTGGACGGCGCATTCGACGATTATCCTGAAGGTTGTCATGGGATGAATCGCCCAACTGTGAACAGGAAGGTAAGTTTCCGCGGTAATGAGGCCAATACCGAGGCTGATGAGAGCTCTGAGAGCTCGAGTTCTGCCGAGGCCGATGAGAGGAAGGCTGCAAACAGCAAGAAGAGTGCCAATGGCAAGCCTGGGCTTGCAGCCCCAGTGCCAGTACACATGGAGTCAAGGAGAACTGGAGGGGAAATGTGA